Proteins encoded by one window of Candidatus Obscuribacter sp.:
- a CDS encoding transposase, giving the protein MGRKSEYTQEFQDNAVKMVVADGMLYAVAARQLKITPAKLRSWVHRWKRDSKLAQETGKDSVLQELLELRKENEDLR; this is encoded by the coding sequence ATGGGAAGAAAATCGGAATACACACAGGAATTTCAAGATAATGCCGTGAAGATGGTGGTTGCCGATGGCATGTTGTATGCGGTGGCAGCAAGGCAGCTAAAGATAACGCCAGCAAAACTGCGGAGCTGGGTGCATCGCTGGAAGCGCGACTCAAAGCTTGCCCAGGAGACCGGCAAAGACTCTGTACTGCAGGAACTACTCGAGCTGCGCAAAGAGAATGAAGATCTTCGCTAG
- a CDS encoding IS3 family transposase gives MHCNHKTVERIMKMHNIRAKQAKKFRPTTNSNHKLPIAKNLLKRDFSKDAPNQAWVTDITYVWTAEGWLYLVVFIDLWSRRVVGWSMSDRMQSEFVRDAFLMACRKIKGKVTNLVVHSDRGSQYASEIFREALKKQGCTQSMSRKANCWDNAVAESFFGSIKKEMIHLERFETREAARKAIFDYIEIFYNKIRIHSTLNYLSPEQFELSAKAAQ, from the coding sequence TTGCACTGTAACCACAAAACAGTTGAGCGGATAATGAAGATGCACAACATACGTGCCAAGCAAGCTAAGAAGTTCAGACCTACAACCAACTCCAATCACAAACTGCCTATCGCGAAAAATCTACTCAAGAGAGATTTCAGCAAGGATGCGCCCAATCAAGCCTGGGTGACAGATATTACCTATGTCTGGACCGCTGAAGGGTGGCTCTACCTGGTTGTGTTTATTGATCTGTGGTCCAGGCGGGTAGTGGGTTGGTCAATGTCAGACCGTATGCAATCAGAATTTGTCCGAGATGCATTTTTAATGGCATGCAGAAAAATAAAAGGAAAGGTGACAAACTTAGTGGTTCATTCGGATCGAGGAAGCCAATACGCAAGTGAGATTTTTCGTGAAGCGCTCAAGAAGCAGGGCTGCACTCAAAGTATGAGCCGAAAGGCAAATTGCTGGGACAACGCCGTTGCAGAAAGTTTCTTCGGATCGATCAAAAAAGAGATGATTCATCTTGAGAGATTTGAGACTAGAGAAGCCGCAAGAAAAGCCATTTTTGATTACATCGAAATTTTTTACAACAAAATTCGTATACACTCAACGTTGAATTATCTTTCGCCCGAACAATTTGAACTTAGTGCAAAAGCTGCACAGTGA
- a CDS encoding immunity 53 family protein, translating to MFDVLADLQNWYKAQCNGDWEHNFGIKIDNIDNPGWSVLIDLDDTLLESKPFTRIKRFESPTIWMECWVEDEKFKAFGAPDCLVDILTVFVEWAKTEPDWLGVPTHEFFENRENSKYWQSLDEESSTETCRLDGCTRARLRYAGLCRIHQYESRTGKPAPERD from the coding sequence ATGTTTGATGTGCTGGCGGATCTCCAAAACTGGTACAAGGCTCAGTGCAATGGAGATTGGGAGCATAATTTTGGCATCAAAATCGATAACATAGATAACCCTGGATGGAGTGTACTAATTGATTTGGATGACACTCTTTTGGAGTCTAAGCCATTTACCCGTATAAAGCGCTTTGAGTCGCCAACAATCTGGATGGAGTGCTGGGTTGAAGATGAGAAATTTAAGGCTTTTGGCGCGCCAGATTGTCTCGTTGATATACTCACTGTTTTTGTTGAGTGGGCAAAGACAGAACCAGATTGGCTTGGTGTGCCTACCCATGAATTCTTTGAGAACAGAGAAAATAGTAAGTATTGGCAGTCTTTAGATGAGGAAAGCAGTACTGAAACCTGTCGATTGGACGGGTGTACAAGAGCGCGGCTAAGGTATGCCGGTCTTTGCCGCATACATCAGTATGAAAGTAGAACTGGTAAACCGGCACCTGAACGTGATTAG
- a CDS encoding tetratricopeptide repeat protein: protein MQGDASRYLRHRQPVEAEKLYRQAIEVQEKLGVERLFESAITLAGLAKSLQMQHRYDEAEALFKKCLMKYCPACKNLDYKLKDLADCYAAQGRIVESRPFYKRAREVELQYKNLKAAMKMSDAADLLRVRRQFRKSESLYLKALAVTQKYSQPNSEQPEIMRGYAFLLSETGRKAEALELKGKAKHLMDEYYKVANVPTGLVMQ from the coding sequence ATGCAAGGTGATGCATCTCGCTACTTGCGGCATCGGCAACCTGTAGAAGCTGAAAAGCTCTACCGGCAAGCTATAGAGGTCCAGGAAAAACTTGGTGTTGAGCGATTGTTTGAGTCGGCAATAACTCTTGCAGGATTGGCAAAGAGCTTACAGATGCAGCATCGCTATGACGAAGCAGAGGCGCTTTTTAAGAAGTGTCTGATGAAGTATTGTCCTGCCTGCAAAAATCTCGATTACAAGCTTAAGGATCTCGCTGATTGTTATGCGGCGCAAGGGCGTATTGTCGAATCAAGACCGTTTTACAAGCGTGCACGCGAGGTGGAACTGCAATATAAAAATTTGAAGGCGGCGATGAAAATGAGTGATGCTGCAGATCTACTTCGGGTACGTAGGCAGTTTAGGAAGTCTGAGTCTCTCTATCTAAAAGCTCTGGCGGTCACGCAAAAGTATTCTCAGCCTAACTCCGAGCAGCCGGAGATCATGCGTGGATATGCTTTTCTCCTGTCTGAGACTGGTCGTAAGGCTGAGGCGCTAGAGCTAAAAGGCAAGGCTAAACATTTGATGGATGAGTATTATAAAGTTGCAAATGTCCCTACTGGCCTTGTTATGCAGTAG